From a region of the Impatiens glandulifera chromosome 4, dImpGla2.1, whole genome shotgun sequence genome:
- the LOC124934816 gene encoding agamous-like MADS-box protein AGL62 — MVRISKGRKKITMTKMQNESNLQVTFSKRRTGLFKKSSELTTLCAAEMLVIVFSPGKKVYSFGHPSVEELVDRFMGTHGLSSGLSHETQQLVEAHRMSNIRDMNTRLMEVQEQLEVEKRRGEAVTRALQHGREHRWWEGSIEKMTYLQLEQLKGSLENVKAMVAQNISEVSNPLHLLAATSGPPSYL, encoded by the coding sequence ATGGTGAGGATAAGCAAAGGGCGTAAAAAAATCACTATGACCAAAATGCAAAATGAGAGCAACCTTCAAGTTACCTTCTCCAAGAGAAGAACTGGATTATTTAAGAAGTCCAGTGAACTGACTACACTTTGTGCTGCTGAGATGTTGGTTATCGTCTTCTCTCCGGGGAAGAAGGTGTACTCATTCGGTCACCCAAGTGTTGAGGAATTGGTTGATCGATTCATGGGTACTCATGGCTTGTCCTCCGGGCTTTCTCATGAGACCCAACAACTAGTGGAGGCTCACCGGATGTCTAACATAAGGGATATGAATACTCGACTCATGGAGGTTCAGGAACAATTGGAGGTGGAGAAAAGGCGTGGGGAGGCGGTGACTCGAGCCTTGCAGCATGGAAGGGAACATAGGTGGTGGGAGGGTTCAATTGAGAAGATGACATATCTTCAACTTGAGCAGCTCAAAGGGTCTCTCGAGAATGTGAAGGCCATGGTTGCTCAAAACATATCGGAGGTTTCCAACCCGCTTCATTTGCTTGCAGCTACTAGTGGACCACCTAGTTATCTTTAA
- the LOC124936847 gene encoding F-box protein CPR1-like isoform X2: MATFFPDEILENVICRLPVKSLLRLRCVSKSWLSLISSPRFVKLHLNRSVQTKSNLSLFLITGHEFFRWNLYSLDHDLQPPEVINHPIDGHPFRYRWYTIGSCHGLICLSNSIDDTVYLWNLSTKKSIKLPYANPSSSCYDRSYGFGYDNTNDDYRVVRTVLGRDAQGDIINYEINVYSLRSNSWHMSEKFHHCPNFESKNVIACGALHWISGNIEEEEKSWIVAFNLGTEKYRVIPPPEYSGPHYIICLNNFEEYLSLSCHYYSNVVDVWLLNEYGGKNEYWSKLISLPPTEPQTDSPNFQSVKPVAYSKSDEEKC; encoded by the exons ATGGCGACATTCTTTCCGGATGAGATTCTAGAAAACGTTATTTGTCGGTTGCCTGTTAAGTCTCTGCTCCGTTTAAGGTGCGTTTCTAAATCTTGGCTTTCTCTAATTAGTAGCCCTCGTTTCGTCAAATTGCATCTGAACAGATCAGTACAAACCAAGAGCAATCTTAGTCTATTCCTGATAACCGGCCACGAATTCTTTCGGTGGAATTTGTATTCCCTCGACCACGATCTTCAACCGCCGGAGGTCATTAACCATCCGATCGATGGCCATCCGTTTAGATATCGGTGGTATACAATCGGCTCCTGTCACGGATTGATCTGCTTGTCAAATTCCATTGATGACACTGTCTATTTATGGAATTTATCAACAAAAAAGTCTATAAAACTGCCTTATGCCAATCCTTCTAGCAGTTGCTATGATAGATCTTATGGATTTGGTTACGATAACACCAATGACGATTACAGAGTGGTGAGAACTGTGTTGGGTAGAGATGCTCAAGGGGACATCATCAATTACGAGATTAATGTTTATAGTTTGAGATCAAATTCGTGGCATATGTCAGAGAAGTTTCATCACTGTCCAAATTTTGAAAGTAAAAATGTCATAGCTTGTGGAGCTCTGCACTGGATTTCAGGAAACatagaagaggaagagaaaagTTGGATTGTTGCCTTTAATCTTGGTACAGAGAAATACCGAGTAATTCCACCGCCTGAGTACAGTGGTCctcattatattatatgtttgaataattttgaagaatactTATCATTATCTTGTCATTACTACTCAAATGTCGTGgatgtttggttattaaatgaATATGGTGGGAAGAATGAATATTGGTCGAAATTAATTTCATTGCCGCCAACAGAACCTCAAACGGACAGCCCAAATTTCCAGTCTGTGAAACCGGTTGCTTATTCAAAAAGTG ACGAAGAAAAGTGTTGA
- the LOC124936847 gene encoding F-box protein CPR1-like isoform X1, which produces MATFFPDEILENVICRLPVKSLLRLRCVSKSWLSLISSPRFVKLHLNRSVQTKSNLSLFLITGHEFFRWNLYSLDHDLQPPEVINHPIDGHPFRYRWYTIGSCHGLICLSNSIDDTVYLWNLSTKKSIKLPYANPSSSCYDRSYGFGYDNTNDDYRVVRTVLGRDAQGDIINYEINVYSLRSNSWHMSEKFHHCPNFESKNVIACGALHWISGNIEEEEKSWIVAFNLGTEKYRVIPPPEYSGPHYIICLNNFEEYLSLSCHYYSNVVDVWLLNEYGGKNEYWSKLISLPPTEPQTDSPNFQSVKPVAYSKSGKKVLLQMDYISLVWYNLEDESVEDIMLHDLGPFFDFYSCLESLVSVDVTAAEAAVTNAKKNSRKRKKINTKKSVDDGGVVER; this is translated from the exons ATGGCGACATTCTTTCCGGATGAGATTCTAGAAAACGTTATTTGTCGGTTGCCTGTTAAGTCTCTGCTCCGTTTAAGGTGCGTTTCTAAATCTTGGCTTTCTCTAATTAGTAGCCCTCGTTTCGTCAAATTGCATCTGAACAGATCAGTACAAACCAAGAGCAATCTTAGTCTATTCCTGATAACCGGCCACGAATTCTTTCGGTGGAATTTGTATTCCCTCGACCACGATCTTCAACCGCCGGAGGTCATTAACCATCCGATCGATGGCCATCCGTTTAGATATCGGTGGTATACAATCGGCTCCTGTCACGGATTGATCTGCTTGTCAAATTCCATTGATGACACTGTCTATTTATGGAATTTATCAACAAAAAAGTCTATAAAACTGCCTTATGCCAATCCTTCTAGCAGTTGCTATGATAGATCTTATGGATTTGGTTACGATAACACCAATGACGATTACAGAGTGGTGAGAACTGTGTTGGGTAGAGATGCTCAAGGGGACATCATCAATTACGAGATTAATGTTTATAGTTTGAGATCAAATTCGTGGCATATGTCAGAGAAGTTTCATCACTGTCCAAATTTTGAAAGTAAAAATGTCATAGCTTGTGGAGCTCTGCACTGGATTTCAGGAAACatagaagaggaagagaaaagTTGGATTGTTGCCTTTAATCTTGGTACAGAGAAATACCGAGTAATTCCACCGCCTGAGTACAGTGGTCctcattatattatatgtttgaataattttgaagaatactTATCATTATCTTGTCATTACTACTCAAATGTCGTGgatgtttggttattaaatgaATATGGTGGGAAGAATGAATATTGGTCGAAATTAATTTCATTGCCGCCAACAGAACCTCAAACGGACAGCCCAAATTTCCAGTCTGTGAAACCGGTTGCTTATTCAAAAAGTGGTAAGAAAGTACTGCTGCAGATGGATTATATTTCGCTTGTTTGGTACAACTTAGAAGATGAGTCAGTTGAAGATATTATGTTACATGATTTGGGACCTTTTTTTGATTTCTACTCTTGCTTGGAAAGTCTAGTCTCCGTCGATGTTACAGCAGCTGAAGCAGCTGTAACCAATGCTAAGAAGAattcaagaaaaagaaagaaaataaat ACGAAGAAAAGTGTTGATGATGGTGGAGTGGTGGAAAGATGA